The following DNA comes from Nocardioides panzhihuensis.
CCCGTTCGTCTGGAACGACTTCACGCGCGACGCGCCGCCCCGATCGAGCGCACCCTCCAGCTGCTCCCGGTTCGGCGACCCGGTGTGACCGAGATTGAGGTTCCTGTAGAACACAACGTGCATCACGATCTCCGGGGCTTCGCCAGGGGACGGTTCACGGTGTGTCATCGACCTTCGTACAACGTCGTCCGTTCGCGTACGTCCCGGCCTATGCCGGCCCCGATCTCCTCGAGCTCGGCGACCGTCTTCGCCGATCCGTGCTCGGAGCCGGCCATCCGCGAGATGGTCTCCTCCATCAGGGTGCCGCCGAGGTCGTTGGCTCCGGCCTGGAGCATCGCCCTGGTGCCGTCGACGCCGAGCTTGACCCAGCTCGTCTGGATGTTGTCGATGCGGCCGTGGAGCATGATCCGGGCGAGGGCATGGACGGCGAGGTTGTCGCGCATGGTCGGGCCCGGACGGGCCGCCCCGGCGAGGTAGATGGGCGCACTGGTGTGTACGAACGGGAGCGGCACGAACTCGGTGAGCTCCGCGTTTCCGTGCTCGCGGGCCCTGTCCTGGATGCCGGCGAGGACACGGAGGTGGCCCACCCAGTGGCGTGGGTTGTCCACGTGGCCGTACATCATCGTCGACGTCGTCGGGATGCCGACGCGATGCGCGGTGGAGATGATCTCGATCCACGTCTTCGCGGGCAGCTTGCCCTTGGTCAGCACCCAGCGGACCTCGTCGTCGAGGATCTCCGCGGCGGTGCCGGGCAGGCTGCCGAGCCCGGCCTCGCGGACCTTGATCAGGAAGTCCTCGATCGAGAGACCGGTGCGAGCGGTGCCGTTGACGATCTCCATCGGGCTGAACGCGTGCACGTGCATCTCCGGCACCCGCTGCTTCACCGCCTGGGCGAGGTCGAAGTAGGCGGTGCTGGGGAGCTCGGGATCGATGCCGCCCTGCATGCACACCTCGGTGGCGCCCAGGTTCCACGCCTCCTCGGCGCGGTCGGCGACCTGGTCCAGATCGAGGGAGTACGCATCCGCGTCCGTCCTCCGCTGGGCGAAGGCGCAGAACCGGCAGCCGACGTAGCAGACGTTGGTGAAGTTGATGTTGCGGTTGACGACGTACGTCACGGTGTCGCCGTTGACCTCTCTGCGCAGGTCGTCGGCGAGCGCGGTGACCTGTCGGAGCAGGTCGCCCTCGGCGGTCATCAGGGTCAGCGCGTGCTCGTCGGAGAGGTTGCCGGGGTCCTTCTCGGCCGCCCGAAGCGCCGCCAGACCTTCGCTGGTCGAGCGTCCCCCGCTGGTCGAGCCGCCGGAGCCGCTAGGCGGAGGCGTGTCGAGACCAACACGGTCCCCTGCCGCGCTCGATGGGACTGTGTTGGTCTCGACACGCTCGCTGGCGCTCGCGGCTCGACCAGCGGGAGCGGAGGTGGTCTTGGCCGCCTCCCGGACCTCGTCCCAGTCGCCGTAGACCGTCTCGAAGTCGTCACGGCGGTCGTTGGTGCGGCCGGTGGTGTCGACGGAGGCGTGCAGATCGACTCGCCCGGAGGCGGAGAAACCGCCGTCGGGCTCCTGCCACGGGCGGCCCTCGGGCCGGACGCCGTCAGTGGCCAGCCCGTCCTCGTCGGCGAGCGCCTCGACATGGGACAGGACGCGCGGGTCGATCCAGGACTGACCGTCGCGCAGGGTGGCCGTGACGTACTCCGGGTGGACGGTCAGCCGCGGTCGCAGCGTGAAGCCGGCCTCGGCGCTCACCTGGCGCAGCGCGTCCAGCGAGGGCCAGGGCCGTTCGGGGTTGACGTGATCGGGTGTCAGCGGCGAGACCCCGCCCCAGTCGTCGATCCCCGCGCCGAGCAGCGCCCGGCACTCGTCGAGGTCGACGAGGTTGGGCGGCGCCTGGACGCGGGCCTTCGGCCCGAGGACGATCCGGGAGACGGCGATCGCGGCCAGATACTCGTCGAGCCCCAGGTCGTCGACATGGCGCATCGCGGTCGACGGCTTCGCCCGGAAGTTCTGGACGATGACCTCCTGCAGCCCTCCGTACGCCTTGTGGACCTTGCGCAGCGCGAAGATCGTCTCGGCGCGCTCGGTGAGCGTCTCGCCGATGCCGACGAGGAGTCCGGAGGTGAACGGGATCGAAAGGCGACCGGCATCCTCGAGCACCCGCAGCCGTACCGCCGGGTCCTTGTCGGGTGAGCCGAAGTGGGCCTCGCCCTTCGTCTCGAACAGCCTGCGGCTGGTGGTCTCGAGCATCATCCCCATCGACGGGGAGACCGGCTTGAGCCGGTTCATCTCCTCCCACGACATCACGCCAGGGTTGAGATGGGGGAGGAGCCCGGTCTCCTCGAGCACGCGGACCGCCATCGCCCGCACGTAGTCGAGAGTCGACTGGTAGCCGCGGCTCTCCAGCCACTCCTGCGCCTCCGGCCACCGGTCCTCGGGCCGGTCGCCGAGGGTGAACAGCGCCTCCAGGCAACCCAGCTTCGCGCCCTCGGCGGCGATCTCGAGGATCTCGTCGGGGCTCAGGTAGGGCTCGCGTCCCTCTCGCTCCGCCTGTCCCGGCGTCTCCACGAACGTGCAGTAGTGGCACCGGTCCCGGCACAGCTTGGTGATCGGGATGAAGACCTTCGGGGAGTACGTCACCGTCTCCGGTCGCCCCGCGGCGACCAGCCCGGCGTCGCGTACCTTCGCTGCGGCGGTGGTCAGCCGGTCGAGGTCGTCGCCCCGGGCCGCCAGGAGAGCCGAAGCCTCCGCCACGTCCAAGGCTGCGCCACGCTCGGCCCGGGCCAGCGCCCGGCGGATCTGCTGGGGTGTCGGCTGCTCGCTCATCACGAGCAGCCTAGTAGGCGCCGTCCAATTGTCGAACTAGTTGTCGATCTGGGCGCTCGCGCCGGGAGCGCTGGCGACGAACCTGTCGTTCCAGACCTTGGGACCCGACCAGTCGACGACGGCGCCCTTGCCCTGGCCGTCAGGGGTGCCCGGCCAGACGCACTTGGCGTTCTTCGCCTCCGAGCACTTGCCGCCGTTGAGGGTGAGCTTCACGTTGAACTGCTTGCCGGACTGGAAACCCTCGAAGGTGAGCCGCCAGGTGTTGCACTCGACCTTCTGCCTCGTATAGGTCGGGTCGGTGCACTTGTCCTGCTTGACCCACTCGAGCTTCTTCGGCGCCGCCTTGCCGCAGACGTCGGCGTCGGTGGCCTTCTCGGTGCCCCAGGCGAAGGCGACGGTGGTCTTGACCGCAACGCAGCCCTCGACACCGCCCTCGGTGACGGGGAGCTCGTAGGTGGAGCCCTTGAGCTCCTCGTAGCTGCTGCTGCCCTTCTTGGCGATCCCGATCACCGACTCCCCGCCGGGAGCAGTGGGCTCCTGCACGTCGAAGTCGACCTGCATGTAGGCAGGCTTGGGAGTGACCTTGGCGCCGAGCGCGTCGGCCTTGACGTAGCACGCGTCGAGGGCCTCGACGGCCTTCTCCTTGGCCGGGCCGGCGGCGCCGGGGTCGCCGTCCTTGAGGAGGTCCGTGACCGCGATCAGGCCGGCCATGGAGGTCTTGTCGACCTCCTTCTCCATGCAGCGGGTGTCGCCGACCTTCCAGTTGTCGCCGATCTCGGTCGACCAGGACTCGGTGCAGTCGAGCAGGCCCTGGGCGAAGTTCATCGCGTCGTCCGCGGGCCATTCGCCGGTGTAGGTCCAGTCGTCGCCCGCGTCCACGACGCCGTGGGAGCGCAGCTCGGCGGCGGGAACCTTCTCGACCAGAGACTCGGACGCACAGGTCATCTGGTCCTCGGTAGCCCACCCCGGCTTGGGTACGCCGCTGGCGATCGCCTCGGCAGCCCTGGCATCGTCGCCGTGGAGGCCGAAGATGCCGAAGCCCTGGGTGAAGATGCCGGCACCGAGGAGCAGAACCGCGGCGACGCCGCCGCCGATGATGGCGTAGCGCTTCTTCTTGTCGCCGTCGTCGCCGCCCTGGCCGGCGCTGGAGTGGTGCGACGGGAGCCACTCGGGCTGGCCGCCTCCGGCGGCGGCGCCGGCGTTCGTCGCGGCAGCGGTCTTGGGCAGGCCCTTGCCGCTGTGCACGACCGTGGAGTCGGTCTCGTTGGCGAGCGGGGCGGGAGTCGGGGTGCCCTCGCCCGGGCGCTTGACGATCGTCGGCTGTGCCTCGGCCTCGGGAGCCTTGTTGCCGGCTCCGGAGGTGCCGTCAGCGGTGGTGTCCCAGGTGACCCCGGGGCGGGAGCCGAGGTCGGCCGCGGCCGCTGCGGCGGCACCGCCGACGACACCACCACCGAGACCGGACTCCTCGAGCCGGTCGGCGGCCTTGTCGAGCGCCTTGGCGAGCTCGGCGGCGGTGCGGTAGCGGTTCTCCGGCTTCTTCGCCAGCGCCCGCTGGATGATCGGGTTGAGCAGGTCGGCGCCCGGTGTCGAGGCGGGCAGCCGCGGCACCGGGTTGTTGATGTGGGCGCTCATCAGCTCGAAGTCGCTGCCGGTGTAGGGCGCCTTGCCGGTCAGGCAGGCCCACAGCAGACAGCCAGCGGCGTAGATGTCGCCCGACGCGGTCGCCTGCTCACCCATGTGACGCTCGGGGGACATGTAGGGCAGCGAGCCCACCACCGAACCGGCCCGGGTCACGTTGGAGTCGCCCTCGGTCGCGATGCCGAAGTCGGTCAGGTAGGGGACGAGCTCGCCCTCCTGGCGCTCCCACAGGAGCACGTTGGACGGCTTCACGTCGCGGTGGACGACACCGACGCGGTGGGCGTCGAAGAGCGCGTCGCTGACGTCGCTCACCAGGCGCAGCGCATGGACGGTCTCCAGCGGCCCCTTGGTCTTCAGCCAGCCGTGCAGGTCGCCGTCGGGGACGTACTCGGTGACGAGGTAGACCGTGCCTTCGACCTCGCCGTACTCGATGATCTGCACGATGTTGCGCGAGCGCAGCTTGGCCAGGATGTTGGCTTCCCGCTCGAAGCGGGTGATGAAGTCCTTGTCGACGGTGAGCGAGGGCAGCACCAGCTTGAGCGCCACCTTTCGGCGCAGCGCCGGGTCCTTCGCCTGGTAGACGACACCCATGCCACCTTGACCCAGGACCCGTTCGATCACGTAGCGACCGAACTTTTCGCCTTCCTGGGGGAACGCAACCATCGTTAGAACCTCGCCCTGATTTTTTTACCCGATTCGACCTCTGCCGAAACCCTAGCGTCCCGTCAACGAACGTCGTGCGGCAACGCCACGGTCGAGACCGATTGTGCTGATCAATTCCCTGGGGTGCTAGTTGGGCAATCTGGCGGTCAGCCCGTCGACCTCGGCGGTGAAGCGGTCCTTCCAGCCCTTGGGTGCGGTCCAGTTGGTCCAGGTGCCGCTCGGCTTGGTGACGAAGGCCCTGTCCGA
Coding sequences within:
- a CDS encoding bifunctional FO biosynthesis protein CofGH, yielding MSEQPTPQQIRRALARAERGAALDVAEASALLAARGDDLDRLTTAAAKVRDAGLVAAGRPETVTYSPKVFIPITKLCRDRCHYCTFVETPGQAEREGREPYLSPDEILEIAAEGAKLGCLEALFTLGDRPEDRWPEAQEWLESRGYQSTLDYVRAMAVRVLEETGLLPHLNPGVMSWEEMNRLKPVSPSMGMMLETTSRRLFETKGEAHFGSPDKDPAVRLRVLEDAGRLSIPFTSGLLVGIGETLTERAETIFALRKVHKAYGGLQEVIVQNFRAKPSTAMRHVDDLGLDEYLAAIAVSRIVLGPKARVQAPPNLVDLDECRALLGAGIDDWGGVSPLTPDHVNPERPWPSLDALRQVSAEAGFTLRPRLTVHPEYVTATLRDGQSWIDPRVLSHVEALADEDGLATDGVRPEGRPWQEPDGGFSASGRVDLHASVDTTGRTNDRRDDFETVYGDWDEVREAAKTTSAPAGRAASASERVETNTVPSSAAGDRVGLDTPPPSGSGGSTSGGRSTSEGLAALRAAEKDPGNLSDEHALTLMTAEGDLLRQVTALADDLRREVNGDTVTYVVNRNINFTNVCYVGCRFCAFAQRRTDADAYSLDLDQVADRAEEAWNLGATEVCMQGGIDPELPSTAYFDLAQAVKQRVPEMHVHAFSPMEIVNGTARTGLSIEDFLIKVREAGLGSLPGTAAEILDDEVRWVLTKGKLPAKTWIEIISTAHRVGIPTTSTMMYGHVDNPRHWVGHLRVLAGIQDRAREHGNAELTEFVPLPFVHTSAPIYLAGAARPGPTMRDNLAVHALARIMLHGRIDNIQTSWVKLGVDGTRAMLQAGANDLGGTLMEETISRMAGSEHGSAKTVAELEEIGAGIGRDVRERTTLYEGR
- a CDS encoding serine/threonine protein kinase, which codes for MVAFPQEGEKFGRYVIERVLGQGGMGVVYQAKDPALRRKVALKLVLPSLTVDKDFITRFEREANILAKLRSRNIVQIIEYGEVEGTVYLVTEYVPDGDLHGWLKTKGPLETVHALRLVSDVSDALFDAHRVGVVHRDVKPSNVLLWERQEGELVPYLTDFGIATEGDSNVTRAGSVVGSLPYMSPERHMGEQATASGDIYAAGCLLWACLTGKAPYTGSDFELMSAHINNPVPRLPASTPGADLLNPIIQRALAKKPENRYRTAAELAKALDKAADRLEESGLGGGVVGGAAAAAAADLGSRPGVTWDTTADGTSGAGNKAPEAEAQPTIVKRPGEGTPTPAPLANETDSTVVHSGKGLPKTAAATNAGAAAGGGQPEWLPSHHSSAGQGGDDGDKKKRYAIIGGGVAAVLLLGAGIFTQGFGIFGLHGDDARAAEAIASGVPKPGWATEDQMTCASESLVEKVPAAELRSHGVVDAGDDWTYTGEWPADDAMNFAQGLLDCTESWSTEIGDNWKVGDTRCMEKEVDKTSMAGLIAVTDLLKDGDPGAAGPAKEKAVEALDACYVKADALGAKVTPKPAYMQVDFDVQEPTAPGGESVIGIAKKGSSSYEELKGSTYELPVTEGGVEGCVAVKTTVAFAWGTEKATDADVCGKAAPKKLEWVKQDKCTDPTYTRQKVECNTWRLTFEGFQSGKQFNVKLTLNGGKCSEAKNAKCVWPGTPDGQGKGAVVDWSGPKVWNDRFVASAPGASAQIDN